Proteins encoded by one window of Cyclobacteriaceae bacterium:
- a CDS encoding DinB family protein yields the protein MAFELQKTLRLLERTPQVLDSLLRDLPSDWVLTNEGADTWNAFDIVGHLIHGEKTDWIPRLEKILSDHEDKTFEPFDRFAQFVASKGKRLEELLNEFSALRKHNLEIVRAKNITQSDFAKTGIHPVFGAVTLSQLLATWVVHDLNHLSQISRVMAKHYKYEVGPWIEFLGILKT from the coding sequence ATGGCTTTCGAACTACAAAAGACGCTGCGTTTGTTGGAAAGAACACCACAGGTTCTTGACAGTCTGTTGCGCGATTTACCAAGCGATTGGGTTTTGACAAACGAAGGTGCTGATACGTGGAATGCTTTTGACATAGTGGGTCACCTTATTCATGGGGAGAAAACAGATTGGATTCCTCGGTTGGAGAAAATACTTTCCGATCATGAGGACAAAACTTTTGAGCCATTCGACCGGTTTGCGCAGTTTGTAGCCAGTAAAGGAAAACGTTTGGAAGAATTGTTGAATGAGTTCTCAGCATTGCGAAAGCACAACCTGGAAATTGTCAGAGCAAAAAATATTACGCAAAGTGATTTTGCAAAGACAGGGATTCATCCTGTGTTTGGAGCCGTTACACTAAGCCAATTACTGGCTACCTGGGTGGTTCACGATCTTAACCACTTGTCGCAGATTTCGCGTGTTATGGCAAAGCATTATAAATATGAGGTGGGTCCGTGGATTGAATTTCTTGGAATATTGAAGACTTGA
- a CDS encoding diheme cytochrome c-553, with protein sequence MKPTAKFLFTVVLAGLMAACMFRTPDKKEVDTNWLKDEEMIKRGQHLVTVGACHDCHSPKIMTPLGPEPDPERLLSGHPQGEPLPPIPNENENWILFNMGLTGFVGPWGISYAANLTPDDTGTGSWSFDQFKLAIRKGKYKGLEGSRDLLPPMPWQMYQHFNDDELKAIFAYLQSLKPVRNLVPAPVSRADM encoded by the coding sequence ATGAAACCAACAGCAAAATTTCTTTTTACGGTGGTACTGGCTGGTCTGATGGCTGCCTGTATGTTCAGAACACCCGATAAAAAAGAAGTCGATACCAACTGGTTGAAGGACGAAGAAATGATTAAGCGTGGGCAACATTTAGTTACCGTTGGCGCCTGTCACGACTGTCATTCACCCAAAATCATGACCCCGCTGGGGCCTGAACCCGACCCGGAACGTTTGCTTTCCGGCCATCCGCAAGGCGAACCATTACCTCCTATTCCTAATGAAAATGAAAACTGGATACTATTTAATATGGGGTTAACGGGATTTGTGGGCCCTTGGGGCATCTCCTACGCAGCCAACCTTACACCCGATGATACCGGAACGGGAAGTTGGAGCTTTGATCAATTCAAACTCGCCATCCGAAAAGGAAAGTATAAAGGCCTTGAAGGAAGTCGTGATTTGCTGCCGCCTATGCCTTGGCAGATGTATCAACACTTCAACGATGATGAACTGAAAGCCATTTTCGCTTACCTGCAATCCCTTAAACCCGTACGCAACCTGGTACCAGCTCCGGTATCACGAGCTGATATGTAA
- a CDS encoding flavin monoamine oxidase family protein, with product MAHTFDCIVVGAGFSGLAAGRILHKENKSFLLLEARDRVGGRTHTRHFENGKYVDIGGQWIGPTQDRMYDLAREHGIEWYETYNEGKNILDLNRVIKTYTGLIPKMDIPSLINIDMVLKKLDRMAKKIELSNPWSTSQAKTWDSMSLEAFARKHCYTRNCYKVVRAGLETVYACELNEISLLHALFYIRSGTNLNVLLSIKDGAQQHRIKGGMQPFAEKLAKKFQTSIRLNNPVKRITQSDDLISVSGDGFEYKAKCVIVAIPPVLIQDIEFSPSLPLKKQQLLQKLSMGIVGKVFGVYEKPFWRKNGFSGQVVADEHAPFQTFFDSSPADSSYGVLLAFCIANRARDFFLQDKQSRKKIALEYFERYFGKEAAQPIYYTDHCWADEAWSKGCYAGIYPTGAWTNFENELAKPYGSIFWAGTETSDVWYGYIEGAVRSGERAAQEVLKSLNP from the coding sequence ATGGCACATACTTTTGATTGCATTGTAGTTGGCGCAGGATTCTCCGGGCTGGCAGCCGGTCGGATTCTTCATAAAGAAAACAAATCATTTCTCCTCCTGGAAGCACGTGATCGCGTAGGTGGCAGAACCCACACCCGCCATTTTGAAAATGGAAAATACGTTGACATTGGTGGCCAATGGATCGGGCCCACGCAAGATCGCATGTATGACCTGGCCCGTGAACATGGCATTGAATGGTACGAAACCTACAATGAAGGAAAAAATATTCTGGACCTGAATCGGGTTATCAAAACGTACACCGGATTAATTCCAAAAATGGATATTCCTTCTCTGATCAACATTGACATGGTGTTAAAAAAGCTTGATCGGATGGCCAAAAAAATTGAGTTGAGTAATCCGTGGTCAACTTCGCAAGCCAAAACCTGGGATAGCATGAGCTTGGAAGCGTTCGCTCGGAAGCATTGCTATACCAGAAATTGTTACAAGGTTGTTCGGGCCGGGCTTGAAACCGTATATGCCTGTGAACTGAATGAAATATCGCTTTTGCACGCCTTGTTTTACATCCGTTCAGGAACAAACCTGAATGTATTACTAAGTATTAAAGACGGAGCGCAGCAACATCGCATTAAAGGAGGCATGCAACCTTTTGCTGAGAAACTTGCTAAAAAATTTCAAACTTCGATTCGATTAAATAATCCTGTTAAACGAATTACCCAGTCAGATGATTTGATTTCCGTTTCAGGCGATGGTTTTGAATACAAGGCTAAGTGTGTTATTGTGGCCATTCCTCCTGTGTTGATTCAAGATATCGAATTCAGTCCCTCGCTCCCACTCAAAAAGCAACAGTTACTACAGAAACTTTCAATGGGCATTGTTGGAAAAGTCTTTGGTGTGTATGAGAAACCCTTTTGGAGGAAAAATGGATTCAGTGGACAGGTAGTGGCTGATGAACATGCTCCATTTCAAACGTTTTTTGATTCTTCACCGGCTGATAGTTCGTATGGCGTGTTACTGGCTTTTTGTATAGCCAATCGGGCACGTGATTTTTTTTTGCAGGATAAACAAAGTCGGAAAAAAATTGCACTTGAATATTTTGAACGCTATTTCGGAAAAGAAGCTGCACAGCCGATTTACTATACTGACCATTGCTGGGCCGATGAAGCCTGGAGCAAAGGATGTTATGCAGGGATTTACCCTACCGGGGCGTGGACAAATTTTGAAAACGAGTTAGCAAAACCATATGGATCAATTTTTTGGGCAGGCACGGAAACATCCGATGTTTGGTATGGCTATATTGAGGGCGCAGTTAGGTCGGGTGAACGAGCCGCACAGGAAGTATTAAAAAGTCTGAATCCTTGA
- a CDS encoding molybdopterin-dependent oxidoreductase, which produces MEKSENTLYPEQYELYEGIQKPVTRRNFFRLVGGGVGVALTVSDVLASTLITDFERRESEILDDNTIAAWIHINEAGRIVVYTGKVEVGQNIRTSLTQIVAEELRVSVKDIDMIMGDTSLVPYDRGTFGSLTTPNMSPILRKAAASLREVLVEMAATEWKISATTLRADNGKVLNPSSKKSVDYQQLAQGKKILKPLNDKAALTPPDKWKVAGTSVQKINGRDFITGKHQYTSDIVLPGMLYGKILRAPAYGSTLVSADTQRAKGISGVTVVQESDFIGVVANDSQTAESALWEIKADWKHTAQPSRENIFSYLKEKAGNARTESNKGDVNKIFSSSKEVLSQTYLINYIAHAPLEPRAAVAQWEGDKLTVWIGTQRPFGVQEELERHFRISKDNIRVIMPDTGSGYGGKHTGETAIEAARLAKAVGQPVKVVWTREEEFKWAYFRPAGVIEVKSMVAATGNVTAWEFHNYNSGAAGIQTPYDIDNQKIQFHPVDSPLRQGSYRALAATANVFARECQMNDMAVSLNIDPVAFRVKHLKDDRLIKVLETTANAFGWTKPKQKGRGYGIACGFEKGGYTALAAEVEVSPGGEVRVLRIVSAFECGKIINPRHLRSQVIGCILQGLGGALLEAVDFKDGKIANPSFANYRVPRFSDIPPIEIVLIDRPDIRSTGAGEAPIVGIAPAIRNAIYDASGKKLNNLPLLANRGRI; this is translated from the coding sequence ATGGAGAAATCAGAAAATACATTATATCCTGAGCAATACGAATTGTACGAAGGCATTCAAAAACCAGTAACCCGAAGAAATTTTTTCCGGCTCGTTGGCGGTGGAGTAGGTGTGGCGTTAACGGTCTCAGATGTTCTTGCCTCAACGCTGATAACGGATTTTGAAAGGCGGGAAAGTGAAATCTTGGATGATAATACCATTGCTGCCTGGATACATATCAATGAAGCAGGAAGAATTGTTGTGTACACCGGCAAAGTAGAAGTAGGACAAAATATCCGAACATCGCTTACGCAAATTGTGGCAGAAGAATTACGTGTTTCAGTTAAAGATATTGACATGATCATGGGTGACACCAGTCTTGTGCCCTACGATCGTGGAACATTTGGCAGCCTCACCACTCCAAATATGTCACCTATTCTGCGCAAAGCAGCAGCTTCTTTGCGGGAAGTTCTTGTGGAGATGGCAGCAACTGAATGGAAAATTTCGGCAACTACGCTAAGAGCTGATAATGGAAAGGTGCTTAACCCATCATCTAAAAAATCTGTTGACTATCAGCAATTGGCGCAAGGGAAGAAAATCCTAAAACCATTAAATGACAAGGCTGCATTAACGCCACCCGACAAATGGAAAGTGGCGGGTACATCTGTTCAAAAAATAAATGGTCGTGATTTTATAACCGGTAAGCACCAATACACATCGGATATCGTATTGCCAGGAATGTTATACGGAAAAATTCTGAGGGCTCCGGCTTATGGCTCAACACTTGTATCAGCAGATACACAACGGGCTAAAGGCATATCAGGTGTTACGGTCGTACAGGAGAGTGATTTTATTGGTGTTGTCGCCAACGATTCACAAACTGCCGAAAGCGCACTGTGGGAAATCAAGGCCGACTGGAAGCATACGGCACAACCTTCTCGTGAAAATATTTTTAGTTATTTGAAGGAGAAGGCTGGTAATGCGCGTACGGAGAGTAACAAAGGCGATGTAAACAAGATATTCTCATCCTCAAAGGAAGTGTTGTCACAAACGTATCTCATCAACTATATCGCCCATGCGCCACTTGAGCCCCGTGCTGCTGTAGCCCAATGGGAGGGTGACAAGCTTACGGTGTGGATTGGTACACAACGGCCTTTTGGCGTGCAGGAGGAACTTGAGCGACACTTCCGGATTAGCAAGGACAACATTCGGGTGATTATGCCAGATACAGGTTCAGGTTATGGAGGCAAGCACACCGGAGAAACGGCCATTGAAGCCGCTCGCTTGGCAAAAGCTGTTGGACAGCCTGTTAAAGTGGTGTGGACGCGTGAAGAAGAATTTAAGTGGGCCTACTTCCGGCCAGCCGGGGTTATCGAAGTAAAGAGTATGGTTGCTGCAACCGGAAATGTAACTGCCTGGGAGTTTCATAATTATAATTCAGGTGCTGCAGGAATTCAAACGCCATACGATATTGATAATCAGAAAATACAATTCCATCCGGTTGACTCTCCGTTGCGACAAGGTTCTTATCGTGCATTGGCGGCAACGGCCAACGTGTTTGCCCGTGAGTGCCAGATGAATGACATGGCCGTATCGCTCAACATTGACCCGGTTGCCTTTCGCGTTAAGCACCTGAAAGATGACCGGTTGATAAAAGTATTAGAAACCACAGCAAATGCCTTTGGCTGGACAAAGCCAAAACAAAAGGGAAGAGGTTATGGCATTGCCTGTGGGTTTGAAAAGGGTGGGTATACCGCGCTTGCTGCGGAAGTAGAAGTATCACCAGGTGGTGAAGTACGGGTGCTTCGAATTGTTTCTGCATTTGAATGTGGTAAAATTATCAACCCACGTCATCTAAGAAGTCAGGTTATCGGTTGTATTCTTCAGGGATTGGGCGGAGCATTGTTAGAAGCAGTGGATTTTAAAGATGGAAAAATCGCCAACCCCTCATTTGCGAATTACCGTGTACCACGATTCAGCGATATACCACCCATTGAGATTGTATTAATCGACAGGCCAGATATCCGATCAACCGGAGCGGGTGAAGCACCAATTGTGGGTATTGCTCCCGCTATCCGCAATGCGATTTATGATGCCAGTGGGAAGAAGTTGAATAACCTGCCGTTGCTGGCAAACCGGGGTCGGATTTAA
- a CDS encoding carbon-nitrogen hydrolase — MKKILLFILIAVGLWTIWSSVGRTTEWKEPNGYIDVVESISNDSVCSKNIVGIQPYMVPEDYLSEGHFYEKIKLYFGKAQQSGFFKENTVVLLPEYVGTWLVISGEKTSVAETAHLNKAMTLMVLSNLPKFIRSYFDNNNEQDVFAASLFRMKAKEMARIYSEVFTELASTYQVTINAGSIVLPDPSVRDNEININISGPLYNASFIFYPDGSIDKKLIKKSFPITSELPFVQACPITELPTYDLSIGKTSVLVCADSWYPEAYEEINRSAAEVILVNSYAAGDNAMAASWKGYDGSAMPDDVNKNDIGTIKEVDAWKKYALPGRIQSTQAKVGVNVFLRGKLWDLGSDGQPFFSVNGELLNTSTSDRGGIYNICF, encoded by the coding sequence TTGAAAAAAATTCTTTTATTCATTCTCATTGCTGTTGGACTTTGGACGATCTGGTCATCAGTAGGGCGCACTACGGAATGGAAAGAACCCAATGGTTATATTGATGTAGTAGAATCCATCTCCAACGATTCTGTCTGCTCAAAAAATATTGTTGGTATTCAACCATACATGGTTCCCGAAGATTACCTGAGTGAAGGGCACTTCTACGAAAAAATCAAGCTGTACTTTGGTAAAGCCCAACAATCAGGTTTTTTCAAAGAAAATACAGTTGTTCTTTTGCCGGAATACGTGGGTACTTGGCTCGTGATCAGTGGAGAGAAAACGAGTGTAGCTGAAACGGCACATCTCAATAAAGCCATGACGCTAATGGTATTGAGTAATCTCCCAAAATTCATTCGTTCCTATTTTGATAATAATAATGAGCAAGATGTCTTTGCTGCTTCGCTTTTTCGGATGAAAGCCAAAGAGATGGCAAGAATATACAGCGAAGTCTTCACGGAGTTAGCTTCCACCTATCAGGTTACCATCAATGCGGGCTCAATCGTTTTACCTGATCCCAGTGTAAGGGATAATGAAATTAATATTAACATAAGTGGACCTCTCTATAATGCAAGTTTCATCTTTTATCCGGATGGCTCAATCGACAAAAAACTTATTAAAAAATCCTTTCCCATTACAAGCGAGTTACCCTTTGTGCAAGCTTGTCCGATTACTGAATTACCAACGTACGATTTAAGCATTGGCAAAACCTCTGTTCTGGTTTGTGCTGATTCCTGGTATCCGGAAGCTTATGAAGAAATCAACAGGTCAGCGGCTGAAGTAATACTGGTGAATTCCTATGCAGCTGGGGATAACGCCATGGCTGCATCATGGAAGGGATATGACGGCAGCGCAATGCCCGATGATGTGAACAAAAACGACATCGGCACCATTAAAGAAGTTGATGCCTGGAAAAAATATGCGCTGCCCGGTCGAATACAATCAACTCAGGCTAAAGTAGGAGTTAACGTTTTCTTGCGCGGAAAACTTTGGGATTTGGGCAGCGATGGTCAACCCTTCTTTAGTGTAAATGGTGAATTATTGAATACTTCTACATCAGATCGAGGCGGTATATATAATATTTGCTTTTAA
- a CDS encoding C69 family dipeptidase, with protein MCDTFIALPSVTCDSTLLFAKNSDREPDEAQAIVHMPKMFHAEATVKCTYISIPQVAETYECILSKPFQMWGAEMGANEHGLVIGNEAVFTKVKFEKHNNGLTGMDMLRLALERCKSAREAIECISGLLTAYGQNACGGYRNKKFYYHNSFLIADPTEAWVFETAGKEWAAEKAKDIRSISNMLSISTYADQLSNSAISYAHSRGWWKKDTPFNFQKAYSDWLYTTLGRASSRQACTTELSLRHAGKLDVINCISILITHNLPEDKFKPSKANTGSVCMHATGLLNPSSTTGSMVAKIRKGAPHTVWLTGTPHPCLSVYIPFFFGTNVLEQLVAPGSQPDDSLWWKAELVHRWISKDYRERKALIETKRHELQYHFIEKEAALIRNNSSTSELEQFSKACLQDVIHAYSDWMKLIN; from the coding sequence ATGTGCGATACCTTCATTGCCCTTCCTTCCGTTACCTGCGATAGCACACTGCTATTCGCTAAGAATTCCGACCGGGAGCCAGATGAAGCACAGGCTATCGTTCACATGCCGAAAATGTTTCATGCTGAAGCTACGGTTAAGTGTACCTACATCAGCATTCCACAAGTAGCGGAAACGTATGAATGTATTTTATCTAAACCCTTTCAGATGTGGGGCGCTGAAATGGGCGCAAATGAGCATGGACTCGTTATTGGCAACGAAGCAGTGTTTACAAAAGTGAAGTTTGAAAAACACAATAACGGTCTTACAGGCATGGACATGCTCCGGCTGGCACTGGAGCGTTGCAAATCGGCCCGCGAAGCTATCGAATGCATTTCTGGTTTACTTACCGCGTATGGACAAAATGCTTGTGGTGGTTATCGGAATAAAAAATTCTACTACCACAATAGCTTTTTGATTGCCGACCCTACTGAAGCCTGGGTGTTCGAAACTGCAGGCAAGGAATGGGCAGCAGAGAAAGCAAAAGACATTCGAAGTATTTCAAACATGCTAAGCATTTCAACGTATGCAGATCAACTTAGCAACTCAGCCATAAGCTATGCCCACAGTCGGGGTTGGTGGAAGAAAGACACTCCCTTCAATTTTCAAAAAGCATACTCCGATTGGCTTTATACTACGTTGGGTCGGGCTTCGAGTCGGCAGGCTTGCACAACTGAATTGAGTCTTAGGCATGCAGGAAAGCTTGATGTAATTAATTGCATTAGCATTTTAATAACGCACAATCTCCCTGAAGATAAATTTAAGCCGTCAAAAGCCAACACTGGTTCAGTATGCATGCACGCTACCGGCTTATTAAATCCAAGTTCTACAACCGGAAGCATGGTTGCAAAAATAAGGAAGGGAGCCCCGCACACAGTTTGGCTTACCGGCACCCCCCACCCCTGTTTATCGGTGTATATTCCATTCTTTTTTGGAACGAACGTATTGGAACAACTGGTGGCACCTGGTTCACAACCGGATGATTCTTTGTGGTGGAAAGCAGAACTTGTGCATCGTTGGATCAGCAAGGATTATCGGGAACGGAAAGCACTCATTGAAACCAAAAGACATGAACTTCAATATCACTTTATTGAAAAAGAAGCTGCTCTGATACGAAACAACAGTTCAACATCTGAATTAGAACAGTTTAGTAAAGCGTGTTTACAGGACGTGATTCACGCATATTCCGATTGGATGAAGCTGATAAATTGA
- a CDS encoding (2Fe-2S)-binding protein encodes MNITVNGKNYSLDVSGSTSLLVALREHVGLTGSKYGCGEGVCGACTVLIGGVPVRSCITPVGSAQNKEIITVEGLEQNGKLHRVQEALLEADPFQCAYCASGMVMSAVALLERNPSPSKEEIKDAMQGNICRCCTYPDIVDAIAKVANA; translated from the coding sequence ATGAATATCACAGTAAATGGAAAAAATTATTCGCTTGATGTGAGTGGCAGTACCAGTTTGCTGGTGGCGCTACGGGAACATGTGGGCCTGACGGGAAGTAAATACGGCTGTGGGGAAGGAGTTTGTGGAGCGTGCACCGTGTTGATTGGCGGTGTTCCTGTGCGGTCGTGTATTACTCCGGTAGGCAGTGCACAGAACAAGGAAATCATTACGGTTGAAGGCCTGGAGCAAAACGGAAAACTTCATCGTGTACAGGAAGCACTACTTGAAGCAGATCCATTTCAATGTGCGTATTGTGCATCGGGTATGGTAATGTCGGCTGTAGCGTTGCTGGAACGGAATCCGTCTCCATCAAAAGAGGAGATTAAAGATGCGATGCAAGGCAATATTTGCCGGTGTTGCACCTATCCCGATATTGTCGATGCCATTGCAAAAGTCGCTAACGCTTAA
- a CDS encoding CHAT domain-containing protein produces the protein MRFLFFKLLLITTSLASAQTWDSLNTQGLKLYLKGNYEQAQAIMTKALALAEADSGKISTAYTISLTTLAQINKATGNYTLAAEQFLTTVNITDKLYASAHIDRIDTRIQLTNLFLESGQYDSCEIYLKQCLKLFENALAHNRDHYNENYISFVLAFANTQNSMASLHRRTGQLKKATQELEETVSFLKERLDTLAAETIEYKTLLSNLTSYYLEEGNIEKAGKVNNEYISLITNKKSLSYLYALQNQGNIYRRLEENDSAIHVWNAALSIIDGGLYVGSQLHLSILVNLGEVYSYAENHEKAILYLLKARELLEKPGGVNPRIYQTTLLNLALTYFYNLNYKEADAVFATLTDHLLNEVQHNFTYLSENEKIAFYRNQQDILTEYIYFALHASGVIPTDGSYQNPDITQNLYNLQILTKGIILNASHKVKNAIVSGENQQLKDDYLQWEYLKNELARLIRSENPSANQIGQLSAMVEDLEMKLSRESAAFKKGFLVESISWKDIQQKLKPGEAAVEMVRMYNGLLYGALIITPQTTERPILAIVKSTETRRLEKEYVRQYINAISYRYTDTLSYSVYWKPIADAINKTLPKKQKLNRVYFSPDGVYNQINLNTLFDPQSGKYLIDQVEIHQLTNTKELLKPTTAEKNVLKHAVLFGNPAFTLANKADQELFTELPGTEKEVNAIHDLLKSNKWSVELYKGNTANEYQVKSISKTSILHLATHGFFSDSENESNSLVWMLINSGIALAGANQPNLLDYEDGVLTAYEAVNLNLDQTQLVVLSACETGLGEFYPGEGVYGLRLALNAAGASNIMMSLWKVDDTATQELMVYFYQEWLRKPGNMRQAFRSAQQQLRKKYTHPFYWGAFVLSGY, from the coding sequence ATGCGCTTCCTATTCTTTAAGCTACTCCTAATTACTACCAGCCTTGCTTCTGCGCAAACCTGGGATTCATTAAACACCCAAGGGCTAAAGCTTTACCTGAAAGGCAATTATGAACAGGCACAAGCAATCATGACAAAGGCGTTGGCGCTCGCTGAAGCCGACTCAGGCAAAATAAGTACAGCTTACACGATTAGTCTTACTACACTTGCGCAAATCAATAAAGCTACTGGCAATTACACACTTGCTGCAGAGCAGTTTCTGACAACCGTAAACATTACCGACAAGCTATATGCAAGTGCTCATATTGATCGAATCGACACCCGAATTCAATTGACCAATTTATTTCTTGAATCAGGGCAGTACGATAGCTGTGAGATCTACCTGAAACAATGTTTAAAGTTATTTGAAAATGCCCTGGCTCATAATCGCGATCATTACAATGAAAACTATATATCATTTGTATTAGCCTTTGCCAATACACAAAATTCAATGGCCTCCCTTCACCGTAGAACAGGGCAACTAAAAAAAGCCACACAAGAATTGGAAGAAACTGTCTCCTTTTTAAAAGAAAGATTAGATACACTTGCCGCAGAAACTATTGAATATAAAACGCTATTGAGTAATCTTACCAGTTATTACCTGGAAGAAGGAAACATTGAAAAGGCTGGAAAAGTTAACAATGAATATATTTCATTGATTACCAATAAAAAGTCACTCTCGTACCTATATGCACTTCAAAATCAAGGCAACATCTATCGCAGATTAGAGGAGAATGATTCAGCAATACATGTGTGGAACGCTGCGCTATCCATTATTGATGGTGGGCTGTATGTGGGAAGCCAACTACACCTATCCATTCTTGTAAACCTGGGGGAGGTATATAGTTATGCAGAGAATCACGAAAAGGCCATTTTGTATTTGTTGAAGGCCCGTGAATTACTGGAAAAGCCTGGAGGTGTCAATCCCAGAATTTATCAAACCACATTATTAAACCTTGCACTTACATATTTCTATAATCTTAATTATAAGGAGGCTGATGCCGTGTTTGCTACGCTGACTGATCATCTGCTAAATGAGGTGCAACATAATTTCACTTACCTGAGTGAAAATGAAAAAATAGCGTTTTACCGAAACCAGCAAGATATTCTTACAGAGTATATATACTTTGCTTTACATGCATCGGGTGTTATTCCTACGGATGGTTCCTATCAAAATCCGGATATCACGCAAAATCTATATAACCTTCAGATTTTGACTAAAGGTATAATTCTAAATGCCAGTCATAAAGTAAAAAACGCTATAGTTAGTGGGGAAAATCAACAATTAAAAGACGATTATCTTCAATGGGAATACCTTAAAAATGAATTGGCCCGATTAATCCGAAGCGAAAATCCATCGGCCAATCAAATTGGTCAACTCTCCGCTATGGTGGAAGACCTTGAAATGAAATTGAGCCGCGAATCGGCAGCCTTCAAAAAAGGATTTCTTGTTGAGAGTATTTCATGGAAAGACATTCAACAAAAACTAAAACCCGGTGAGGCCGCGGTGGAGATGGTACGCATGTACAATGGATTGCTATACGGAGCATTAATCATCACACCGCAAACAACAGAAAGACCCATACTGGCCATTGTAAAGAGTACCGAAACCCGAAGACTTGAAAAAGAGTATGTGCGGCAGTACATCAATGCCATCAGCTACCGGTATACGGACACACTCTCCTACTCAGTGTATTGGAAGCCCATCGCGGATGCCATCAATAAGACATTACCAAAAAAACAGAAATTGAACCGTGTGTATTTCTCTCCGGATGGCGTCTACAATCAAATCAACTTGAATACCTTGTTCGATCCGCAATCCGGAAAATACCTGATCGATCAGGTAGAAATTCATCAACTCACCAACACTAAGGAATTACTGAAACCTACAACAGCAGAAAAAAATGTACTCAAGCATGCTGTGCTATTTGGAAACCCGGCTTTCACACTAGCCAACAAAGCAGACCAGGAACTATTCACCGAATTACCCGGAACTGAAAAAGAAGTAAACGCCATTCATGACCTGTTAAAATCAAACAAGTGGTCAGTGGAACTTTATAAAGGAAATACGGCTAATGAATATCAGGTAAAGTCCATATCCAAAACTTCTATTCTTCATTTAGCCACGCACGGCTTTTTTAGCGATTCCGAAAATGAATCAAATTCACTGGTGTGGATGCTGATTAATTCGGGCATTGCCTTGGCAGGTGCCAATCAACCCAACTTACTTGACTATGAAGATGGTGTACTGACTGCCTACGAAGCTGTTAACCTCAACCTGGATCAAACCCAACTGGTTGTATTGTCGGCATGCGAAACCGGTTTGGGTGAGTTTTATCCTGGTGAGGGTGTTTATGGTTTGCGGCTGGCGTTAAATGCAGCGGGCGCTTCAAATATTATGATGAGTTTATGGAAAGTAGATGACACCGCTACCCAGGAGCTAATGGTTTACTTTTACCAGGAGTGGTTACGAAAGCCTGGAAATATGCGTCAGGCTTTCCGATCGGCACAACAGCAGTTGCGCAAAAAATATACGCATCCGTTTTATTGGGGGGCATTTGTGCTATCAGGCTACTAA